The Streptomyces sp. NBC_01463 DNA window CGGCCATCAGCTCCGCGTCCGGCACGGCCTCACCGCCGAGCAGCACGGTCGGGATGCCGGCCGCCTTCAGGGCGGCGAGTCCGTCCTCCCAGGCGCGCTTGCCGCCCAGCAGCCGGACGACGGCGACGGAGGCTCCCTCGATCAGCGCGGGGAGTTCCTCGTGGACATCGATACGGGTCGGGTTGCCGATCCGGAAGGGCGCGCCCGAGGCACGGGCGGCCAGGAGGTCCGTATCGGCGGTCGACAGCAGCAGCACCGTGCTCAGCTGGGCGCTCGACGGGGCGTTCGACGGGGCGTTCATGCGCGTGCTCCAGGTGCTCCGGGGGCGATGAAGGGAAGTCCTGCCGGTGCGCCCGACTCGATGAGTCGCCACAGCGCATCGGTGTCCGCGTGTTCTTCGATCAGGTCGCCGAGGCGGTCGAGCTGTTCCTCGCGCAGCGCGGCGAAACAGGTGTCGGGTGCGGGGACGAAGCGGCGGCCGGCGGCCCGCGCGGTCTCCGTCAGGAAGCGGCGGCGGAACGCGTCGCTCTCCAGCGAGCCGTGCCAGTGGGTGCCCCACACGGAGCCGGACCGGCAGCCGTCGAGGCGCCCGCCCCGCCCGTCGGTGAGGAACGGTTCGCCGCCGCGCACGTCCGCGACGCCGTGGTGGATCTCGTACCCCTCGACGGGGGCGCCGAGCGCCTCGCCGGCCGGCCGGGCGAGGGTCTTCTCACGGTCGAACCGGACGCGTACGGGAAGGAGTCCGAGCCCGTCGACCTTCCCGGCGCGCGACTCGACGTCGTCCTCGATCTCCTCACCGAGGATCTGGTAGCCGCCGCAGATGCCGAGCACCGGACGGCCCTCGGCGGCGCGCCGCAGCAGGGCGTCGGCGAGCCCGCGCTCACGCAGCCAGGCCAGCGCCTTCACGGTGCCGCGGGTGCCGGGCACGATGACGAGGTCGGCGTCGTGCAGTTCCTCGGCCCGGTCCACGAACCGCACCACGACGCCCGGTTCGGCGGCCAGCGCGTCCACGTCGGTGAAGTTCGACATCAGGGGCACCGCGCACACGGCGACGCGCAGGATGTCCTCGCCGTGCGGCGGCGCGACGACCGACTCCCGGACGGCGCCGCGCAGCGAGACCCGCAGACCGTCCTCCTCGTCGATGCCGAGCCCGTGGGCGAACGGCAGCACGCCGTACGTCGGCCGCCCGGTGAGATCGCGCAGCATGTCCAGTCCCGGTTCCAGCAGCGACACGTCGCCGCGGAACTTGTTCACCAGATACCCGGCGATCAGCTCCTGGTCCTCGGGGGCGAGCAGCGCCGTCGTGCCGAAGAACGACGCGAAGACCCCGCCGCGGTCGATGTCGCCGACGACCACGACCGGGAAGCGCGCAGCCCGGGCGATGCCCATGTTCACGATGTCCGTGCGCCGCAGATTGATCTCGGCCGGACTGCCCGCCCCCTCGCAGATCACCGCGTCATACGTGCCCCGAAGCTGCTCCAGACAGTCCACGACGGTGGACAGAAGCGATTCCTGCCGGCCGCCGTGGTAGCCGCGGGCGCTCATCTCGCCGACCGGGCGCCCCATCAGGACGACCTGGCTTGAGCGGTCGCTGCCGGGCTTGAGCAGCACCGGGTTCATCAGCGCGGTCGGCTCGACGCGAGCGGCCTGTGCCTGCATGGCCTGGGCGCGGCCGATCTCGGCACCCTCACGGGTGACGAAGGAGTTGAGCGACATGTTCTGCGCCTTGAACGGCGCCACCTTCACACCCCGGCGCACCAGCCAGCGGCAGATGCCCGCCGTGACGACGCTCTTGCCCGCGTCCGATGTGGTCCCGGCGACCAGCAGTCCGCCGCTCATGTCGGTCTCCGTCCTGAGAGTCGAGGTGCTCCTGTACGAGGTGCTGCGGTACGGGTTCCCGGGGTCCTGCCTGCCGCGATCCGCCGGGCCGCGAGGCCCATGCCGGCCCGGGCCGCCACGCTGACGCCGAGGGCCAGCACGCCGACCCGGCGAGACAGCCGCACGGCGCGTTCGATGTCCGCGGTCTCCACCGCCCGGCCCGCGCCGCCGTTGAGCACGGGGCGGTGCTCGACCCGGCCGCCGTAGGCGAGCGTGCCGCCGAGCCGTACGCCGAGCGCGCCCGCGAACGAGGCCTCCACCGGGCCCGCGTTGGGGCTCGGGTGCTTCGCCGCGTCCGCCCGCCAGGCCCGGACCGCGCCCCGCGGGTCTCCTCCCGCCGCCACGGCGAGCAGGGCCGTCAGCCGGGCGCCCGGCCACCCCGCGACGTCGTCGAGGCGGGCCGAGGCCCAGCCGTAACGGCGGTAGCGGGGCGACTTGTGGCCGACCATCGCGTCGAGCGTGTTGGCGGCCCGGAAGCCGACGAGTCCCGGGACCCCGGCCAACGCCCCCCACACCAGGGCGCCGACCACGGCGTCCGAGGTGTTCTCGGCGACGGACTCCACGACGGCACGGGCGATCTGCGGCCCGTCCAGCGACTGCGGGTCGCGGCCGCACAGATGCGGCAGCCGTTCACGGGCCAGGCCGATGTCCCCTGCGGCGAGCGCGGCACCGATGGCCCTGGCCTCGCGCCCCAGCGACGTACCGCCGACGACGGACCAGGTGGCGGCGGCGGTCAGGGCGACGGACGCGGCGGGGTGGCGGCGCAGGGCGCGGGAGGCCAGTGCGGCGCCCCCGGCGGCGCCTCCGGCGCAGACCAGGGTGTGCAGGGCGCCCCACCCGCGGTGGTCGCGCCACAGGCGGCCTTCGACGCCTGCCGCGGCCCGCCCGAAGGCGGCGACCGGGTGCCCCCTGCGGGGGTCACCGAGCAGCAGATCGCCGATCAGACCGGCCGTGGCGCCGTACGCGAAGATGCGATCGGCACGCACGGTTCAGCCGGCCGTTGCGCCTCGAAGGACCTTGGAACCTGTTCTGGGTCGCACAGGGACGGACGCACGGCAGCCGGGCATGGCGATATGTCCTCACTCAGGGTCCGCGCCCTGGTTCGACGTGACCGGCGACGAGAGTCTCCTGGCTTCCGGATCCGCAGTTCCCCCGGCCTTCCAGTCCGCTTGCGTGGACCGTGACTTCCAGTGGTTGGGGGACTGCTCCCCGGTGACAGTGGCGGGACCGCGCCGGATTCGCACCGGCTTCCTCTGCTGTCGCCGTAATGGCTCCGGCAGTCCACCACGCTCCGCGAACACCCGTCAACTTGCCGTTGACCTGCGACGGTGCAGTGTGCGCAGACACACATCGGGCCGGACGCGCACGGGGTGCGTCCGGCCCGATGCGGGTGGGAGTGGTGGGGCTCAGGCGACGATCAGATAGATGCCGTAGGCCACGGCCGCGGCGCACAGTCCGAAGCACACGTACGCGCCGGCGCGCGCCAGCATGAGCGAACCGCCCGCCGAGCCGCCCTGTGCGGCCGGTTCGGGCTGCTTGGAGAGGCCGACGATGCCGAGGGTGAAGAGGCCCACGAGAGCGACCGTGGCGACGAGGGAGACGCCGAAGACGGTGCCGAGGGCTGCCCAGTCGATGTTCATGCGGATCTGTCCTTACCGGTGGCTCTTGGGGTCCTAGACCGTGGCGGGTCGGGCAGGGTCGGCGACCGTCCCGGCGGGGGCCGGGATGGTGGCCGTGAGCTCGTGGGGCTGGGCGGCCACGGTGGGCGGCGGGCTGACGGCCGCGATGGCCGTGGTGACGACACCCGCGGGCTCGGCGTCCGCACCGGCCGGGGCGACGTCGTCGTGGCCGACGGGCCTGCGCCGCGACAGCATCCAGATGGCGCCGGAGCCGGCGATCAGCAGCGCCGCGACGACCACGACGCCCCAGGTGCCCTGCTTGGTGAGGAACTCCGCACCCGCGCCGACCAGTCCGGCGGCCGGCAGGGTCAGGCCCCAGGCCACGAACATCCGGGTGGCGGTGGACCAGCGGACCACGCCCCCCTTGCGGCCGAGGCCCGCGCCCATCACGGCGCCGGAGCAGGACTGGGTGGTGGAGAGGGAGAAGCCGAGGTGCGAGGAGGCCAGGATGACGGTGGCCGCGCTGGTCTGGGCGGCGAAGCCCTGCGGCGGCTTCAGCTCGGTGAGGCCGCTGCCCATGGTGCGGATGATGCGCCAGCCGCCGAGGTAGGTGCCGAGCGCGATGGCGAGGCCGGCGCACACGATGACCCAGACCGGCGGGTTGGAGCCGGGGGAGAGGACGCCGCCGGTGACCAGGGCGAGGGTGATGATGCCCATGGTCTTCTGCGCGTCGTTGGTGCCGTGGGCCAGGGAGACCAGTCCGGCCGAGGCGATCTGGCCGGCGCGGTAGCCCTTGGCGGTGGCCTTCTCCTGGGCGCCGCCGGTGACCCTGCCGCCGATGCGGTACGTCAGCTTGGTGGCCAGCAGCGCGGCCAGACCGGCGACGACCGGTGCGGCGACCGCGGGGAGCAGCACCTTGGTGACGACGGTGCCGCCGTCGACCGACGACCAGCCCGCGGACATCACCGCGGCGCCGATGAGGCCGCCGAACAGTGCGTGGGAGGAGCTGGACGGCAGTCCGACCAGCCAGGTCAGCAGATTCCACAGGATGGCGCCGACGAGCGCCGCGAAGATGACCTCGGTTCTGAGCCCGTCTTCGTTGATGATCCCGCCGGAGATCGTCTTGGCGACCTCCACCGACAGGAACGCGCCTACGAGGTTGAGAACGGCGGACATGGCCACCGCTGTCTTGGGTTTGAGTGCGCCGGTCGAGATGGTGGTGGCCATCGCGTTGGCGGTGTCGTGGAAACCGTTCGTGAAATCGAACACTAGAGCTGTCACGATCACAATCGCGAGCAGCAGCGTGATGTGTTCCATTTACCCAGGCAATCGTTCGACGTCAGTGGCACGTGGACCGTAGGCAACCTGAGTGAACGGAAGATGAACTGAGCAGGGCGTTGTGGTGACCCCAACCGGAGTGCGGCAGCCCTGTTCGTCCACCGGGTGACGGCGGGGTCGGGGCACGGGCCGGTGTGGGCCCGGAATCCTGGGTTCGGCCGGGCCGTCGCGGGAGGAGCGGCAAGGGGCCGCTCATTCGTCGAAAGGATCTTCGTATGAGCGATGAGTCACGGGAATCGATCGAGCGGGCCTGGGCGGCGGTCGTCGCCACCGCCCGCAGGACGGCCACCGAGGGACTGGTCGTCGGGACCTCGGGCAACGTGTCGGCGAGGGTCGGCGGGACCGTGCTGGTCACCCCCAGCGGAATGCCGTACGACCGGCTCCGCCCCGAGGACCTGACGGGCGTCGACCTGGAGGGCAACCAGACGCTCGGCGAGCTGGCCCCCACCAGCGAACTCCCGCTCCATCTCGCGGTCTACCGGAACACCGGCGCGGCCGCCGTCGTGCACACCCACGCGGTGCACGCCACGGCCGTCTCCACACTGGTCGCCGAGGTGCCGTCGGTCCACTACGCCGCCGCGATGCTGGGCGGTCCGGTCCGGGTCGCCGCCTACGCCCGCTACGGCACCGACGAGCTGGCCGGAAACATGCTCACGGCCCTGCGCGACCGCACCGGCTGCCTGCTGGGCAACCACGGCACGGTCACCTACGGCGCCACCCTCGACGAGGCCTACGACCGCACCGCCCAGCTCGAATGGCTGTGCCGCCTCTGGCTCACCGCGAGTTCGGTGCCCGGCCGCACGCCCGCCCTGCTCACGCCGGAGCAGCTGGACGACGTCAAGGAAGCACTGAAGGGGTACGGACAGCACCAGCCGGGCTGACCGCGGGGTGCGACCGGCCGCCCGACCGCCCCCGGCCCGGCCCGCTTCCCGCACGCCCCGCCCACCGGACGGCCCCCGTCCACTGGCCGTGTGCGGCGGTGGCCGGGAGACTGAAGCCGTGCGCCCGGCTACAGCGACGGCAGCAGCCGTCACCTCCATCCTCGGCGTCGGTGCGGCAGCGGTCGCGGCCGGCCGGTACGCCAGCGACGCCGCCCTCGGGGCGCCGTCCGGACGTCCCCTCCCCGCCGACCGCAGACTCACCGTGCATGCGACGGCGGCCGGGCAGGTCACCCTGACCCGGTCCTTCACCTCGCTCAGGCCCGGTACCTACGGGCTGGTGGGCGACGACGTCCATGCCGTCGTGGGCACGGTGATCGAGCAGGCCCACGAGGCCGCCGACACCGTCGTCCGCCGGCTGGAGCGCGTCAACCGCGGCACCCTGCTCCCCAGGGCCAAGGTCCGCATCACGCCGGAGATCCACAGCGGCGACCCGGCCACCGCCCTCGGCCTCGACTTCCGCGAGGTGGAGATCCCCGGCGAACTCGGCGGTCTGCCCGCCTGGTTCGTGCCGGGCCCCCGCGACACCTGGGTCATCACCGCGCACGGCATCGGCACCACCCGCGAGCACCCCCTCAATGTGATGGGCTTCCTGCACGGGCAGCAGCTGCCGGTGCTCGACCTCGCCTACCGCGGCGACCCCGGAGCCCCCCGCTCCCCGGACGGGCTCCACCACCTCGGCGAGTCCGAGTGGAGGGACCTGGACGCGGCCATCCGCTTCGCCGTGCGCTACGGAGCCGAGAAGGTCGTCCTGCACGGCTGGTCCACCGGCGCCTCGATGGCGCTGCACGCCTGCGTCAACTCCGCGCTGCGGGACCGGATCTGCGGACTCGTACTCGACTCGCCGGTGCTGGACTGGGCCACCACCCTGCGCGCCCTGGCCGCCGCCCGCGGCGTCCCCTCCGCCCTGCTGCCGCTCGCCGTCCGCGCCGCCCAGGGCCAGACCGGACTGCGCGGCGCCCGGCTCCTGGACACCTCGCTGCCCCGGACCCTGCACGTCCCGACACTGATCTTCCACGGACCCGACGACACCCTGGCTCCCTGGCAGCCGTCCCGGGAGCTCGCGGCCCGCCGGCCGGACCTGGTCGCCCTGCACTCCGTACCCCAGGCTCCGCATGCGGCGATGTGGAATGCCGATCCGGTCCATTACGAAGAGACGCTGAGGCGCTTCCTCACGCCCCTGATGTGAGCTGATGCGCCGCTTCGGCCGGTTGGTCCCGGCCGGTGCGGCCGCGTCCGGACGCCGGTCGTTCGGGTTCCGTTTGGGCTTTCGGGCTGTCAGAGGCAAGACTGCTCCCCGTGACGTCCCGTACCCCGCGCGACTCCAGGCTGCGACTTGTCCGCCCGCGACCCCTCGCCACCGCTCGCAAGGCCGTGACCACCCGGCGCACCAGGCCGGCGCCCCGCCCGCCCGAGGGCACCCCGCCGCGGTCGGAGCTGGCCCGCCAGGCCAGGACCGCCCTCGCCGACGCCGTACGGATCGCCCGCTGGGCGGCCGACGGCGCGAGCCCCGGCACGCCTCCGCTGGCCGCCCAGGCCCTCGAACGGGCCGCGACGGCGCTGGAGTTGTCCCCGGCCCAGGTGCGCTCCGGCTGGGACCGGGCCCGCCTCGCCGGTCTCGTGGAACTGCACGGCGACACCGCGCGGCCCGGCTGGCGGCTGCGCGCCTGGGACCGTGACGACTCCGCCGTGCTCCGCGGCTGGGTGGCGCTCTTCGACGCCTGGTCGCTCGTCCACCCCGCACCGCGGGACATCGAGTCCACCGCGGTCGCCGAGGCCGTCGAGGCCGTGCCCCAGGTGCTCTCGCTGCTCCAGCTCTCCGCGGGCCCGGTCACCGTGCCCGCCCTCCTGGACCTGCTGGGCCAGCGCGTCGCGGAACTGCACGAGGAGCGCTGCGAGGTGCCGTACGGGCCGCAGCCGCTGCCCGGCCCCGCCGAGCCGGCACCCACCGCGCACCCCGAGGCCCTGGTCGCCCTCCTGCTGGACTGGGCGCTCGAGGGGCTGGCCGCCGTCGGGGCGCTCACCCTCGGCACCGGGCACGCCACGCTGACCCCGCTCGGCAACTGGGCGGTCTGGGTCAAGCTGGAACAGATCTGCGTCGCCGCCCAGAGCCCCGCCGGGAACATCGAGCAGTCCGCGGCCGACATGCTCCTCGGCTGCGCCCGCCTCACCCCCGGACCGGCCCGCGCCGAATACCGCGCCTGGCTCGCCGCCCGCCCCGTCGGCAGCGCCGTCGCCGAACTCCTCGGCGTGGCCCGCGGCGAGGACGCGCTGCTGCGCGGGCTCGCCTTCGAGGCGCTCCGTGTCGTCGGCGCACCGGCCGAGCCCGTGGTCCGGTCCGTCGTCAGCGACCCGTCGCTGCGCCCCTACGCGCTGCTCTGGCTCGCGGAGTACGACGGGGCCGACCCCGAGGACGCCCAGGAGGTCCTCAGCCGTGAGGAGGCCACCTGGCTCTGGGTGGACACCGCGGCGGCCGTCGCCGACCACGGCGAGACGGGGCTGCTGGTCCGCCACCTGGACTCGGCCGTGCAGGGCACCGTCCCGGCGCTGCTGGACGAGGTCCGGGCGGTCGGCCATCCGCGCACCGTCCAGGTCCTGGTGGCCCTGGCCGCCGCGCACCCCGACCCGGCGCTCGCCAAAGCGGTCCGCAAGGCGGCGTTCCAGGTACACACGGGCGGCGCCTGAACCGGGGCGGCGCCCCGGCTACGGGAAGGGGCGGGCAGGGGAGCGGGCCCGCCCCAGGCGGCGCGCCCCCTCAGCCCGACCCGGGCGCGTACGTCCCGAACTCAGCCCGATCCCGGTGTGTACGTCCCGAAGCTCCACACGTTGCCCTCCGCGTCCCGCGCCATGTAGTCCCGCGAGCCGTAGTCCTGGTCGGTGGGCGGCATGAGGATCTCCACCCCGTGCTCCACCGCCCGCGCATGGTGGGCGTCGACCTCGTCGACCACCACGTAGACGCCGGCCGGGCCCG harbors:
- a CDS encoding class II aldolase/adducin family protein, with protein sequence MSDESRESIERAWAAVVATARRTATEGLVVGTSGNVSARVGGTVLVTPSGMPYDRLRPEDLTGVDLEGNQTLGELAPTSELPLHLAVYRNTGAAAVVHTHAVHATAVSTLVAEVPSVHYAAAMLGGPVRVAAYARYGTDELAGNMLTALRDRTGCLLGNHGTVTYGATLDEAYDRTAQLEWLCRLWLTASSVPGRTPALLTPEQLDDVKEALKGYGQHQPG
- a CDS encoding inorganic phosphate transporter; this translates as MEHITLLLAIVIVTALVFDFTNGFHDTANAMATTISTGALKPKTAVAMSAVLNLVGAFLSVEVAKTISGGIINEDGLRTEVIFAALVGAILWNLLTWLVGLPSSSSHALFGGLIGAAVMSAGWSSVDGGTVVTKVLLPAVAAPVVAGLAALLATKLTYRIGGRVTGGAQEKATAKGYRAGQIASAGLVSLAHGTNDAQKTMGIITLALVTGGVLSPGSNPPVWVIVCAGLAIALGTYLGGWRIIRTMGSGLTELKPPQGFAAQTSAATVILASSHLGFSLSTTQSCSGAVMGAGLGRKGGVVRWSTATRMFVAWGLTLPAAGLVGAGAEFLTKQGTWGVVVVAALLIAGSGAIWMLSRRRPVGHDDVAPAGADAEPAGVVTTAIAAVSPPPTVAAQPHELTATIPAPAGTVADPARPATV
- a CDS encoding cobalamin biosynthesis protein, which gives rise to MRADRIFAYGATAGLIGDLLLGDPRRGHPVAAFGRAAAGVEGRLWRDHRGWGALHTLVCAGGAAGGAALASRALRRHPAASVALTAAATWSVVGGTSLGREARAIGAALAAGDIGLARERLPHLCGRDPQSLDGPQIARAVVESVAENTSDAVVGALVWGALAGVPGLVGFRAANTLDAMVGHKSPRYRRYGWASARLDDVAGWPGARLTALLAVAAGGDPRGAVRAWRADAAKHPSPNAGPVEASFAGALGVRLGGTLAYGGRVEHRPVLNGGAGRAVETADIERAVRLSRRVGVLALGVSVAARAGMGLAARRIAAGRTPGTRTAAPRTGAPRLSGRRPT
- a CDS encoding cobyric acid synthase, which encodes MSGGLLVAGTTSDAGKSVVTAGICRWLVRRGVKVAPFKAQNMSLNSFVTREGAEIGRAQAMQAQAARVEPTALMNPVLLKPGSDRSSQVVLMGRPVGEMSARGYHGGRQESLLSTVVDCLEQLRGTYDAVICEGAGSPAEINLRRTDIVNMGIARAARFPVVVVGDIDRGGVFASFFGTTALLAPEDQELIAGYLVNKFRGDVSLLEPGLDMLRDLTGRPTYGVLPFAHGLGIDEEDGLRVSLRGAVRESVVAPPHGEDILRVAVCAVPLMSNFTDVDALAAEPGVVVRFVDRAEELHDADLVIVPGTRGTVKALAWLRERGLADALLRRAAEGRPVLGICGGYQILGEEIEDDVESRAGKVDGLGLLPVRVRFDREKTLARPAGEALGAPVEGYEIHHGVADVRGGEPFLTDGRGGRLDGCRSGSVWGTHWHGSLESDAFRRRFLTETARAAGRRFVPAPDTCFAALREEQLDRLGDLIEEHADTDALWRLIESGAPAGLPFIAPGAPGARA